A single window of Usitatibacter rugosus DNA harbors:
- a CDS encoding FAD-dependent oxidoreductase — protein MADATRSEAADAFLRTRQDDAFPVLPEAAIERMRRYGAVRRFKSGEPLFEIGKPTPGMFVLLSGGVKISTRDGHHRPIDITTYTQRGHFTGEVGQLAGRPGFVDGTATGDTETILIAPDRLRALLVDEALVGETIMRALIVRRVGLIKRGAGGPTILGSESSPDVVRLTNFLRRAGYPYEVLDPTTDHEAEACLVSIHAERVERELPIVLCPDGTILYNPANDELGKCLGMLVTGGEDGIFDVVVVGSGPAGLSTAVYAASEGLSVLVIDANAFGGQAGASMRIENYFGFPTGIEGMALCARGFNQAVKFGAQTMIPMRVTKLDCERTSSHEPIRLDLADGRKLRARTVVIATGASYKRLALDNLHEFEGRGVSFWASPIEAKLCHGREVVLVGGGNSAGQAAVFLAAHAAKVWMMVRASGLEATMSKYLIDRIRSTPNIELLTRTEITKLEGGAEGLEYVTWRCRDTGESDRCEVRNVFLFVGADPATGWLRSCPVELDAKGFVCTQPGSLQTNVEGVFAVGDVRAGSTKRVGASIGEGANAVAQIHAYLAGIGAVVAPATSATPAAPIAQAAS, from the coding sequence ATGGCCGACGCAACCCGATCCGAAGCCGCTGACGCTTTCCTCCGCACTCGCCAGGACGATGCCTTTCCGGTGCTGCCGGAAGCGGCGATCGAACGGATGCGCCGCTATGGTGCGGTCCGCCGCTTCAAGTCGGGCGAGCCGCTGTTCGAGATCGGCAAGCCCACGCCCGGCATGTTCGTCCTGCTGTCGGGTGGGGTAAAGATTTCCACGCGCGACGGGCACCACCGCCCGATCGACATCACGACGTACACGCAGCGCGGCCACTTCACGGGCGAGGTGGGCCAGCTCGCGGGCCGGCCGGGGTTTGTCGATGGCACGGCCACGGGGGACACCGAGACGATTCTCATCGCACCGGATCGGCTCCGGGCCCTGCTCGTCGACGAAGCGCTGGTGGGTGAGACCATCATGCGTGCGCTCATCGTCCGCCGCGTGGGGCTCATCAAGCGCGGTGCCGGTGGGCCGACGATCCTCGGATCCGAGAGCTCGCCCGACGTGGTTCGCCTTACCAACTTCCTGCGGCGTGCGGGGTATCCGTACGAGGTGCTCGACCCCACGACCGATCACGAGGCCGAGGCCTGCCTGGTGAGCATCCACGCCGAGCGTGTCGAGCGCGAGCTGCCGATCGTCCTGTGTCCCGACGGCACCATCCTCTACAACCCGGCCAACGACGAGCTGGGCAAATGCCTCGGCATGCTCGTGACCGGCGGCGAGGACGGCATCTTCGACGTGGTGGTGGTCGGGTCGGGCCCGGCAGGTCTCTCCACGGCGGTGTACGCCGCCTCGGAAGGCCTCTCGGTGCTGGTCATCGATGCCAACGCGTTCGGCGGCCAGGCGGGCGCCAGCATGCGGATCGAGAACTACTTCGGATTTCCCACGGGCATCGAAGGCATGGCGCTCTGCGCCCGCGGCTTCAACCAGGCCGTGAAGTTCGGCGCGCAGACGATGATCCCGATGCGCGTGACGAAGCTCGACTGCGAACGGACCTCGTCCCACGAGCCGATTCGCCTCGACCTCGCCGACGGACGGAAGCTGCGCGCGCGCACGGTCGTCATCGCCACCGGCGCTTCCTACAAGCGTCTCGCGCTCGACAACCTCCACGAATTCGAGGGCCGCGGCGTTTCGTTCTGGGCCTCTCCCATCGAGGCCAAGCTGTGCCACGGCCGCGAAGTCGTGCTGGTGGGCGGCGGCAACTCCGCGGGCCAGGCCGCCGTATTCCTGGCGGCGCACGCGGCGAAGGTCTGGATGATGGTGCGCGCGTCCGGCCTCGAAGCCACGATGTCGAAGTACCTCATCGACCGAATCCGGAGCACGCCGAACATCGAGCTGCTCACGCGAACGGAGATCACGAAGCTGGAGGGCGGGGCCGAAGGCCTCGAGTACGTGACCTGGCGCTGCCGCGACACGGGCGAGAGCGATCGCTGCGAGGTTCGCAACGTCTTCCTGTTCGTGGGCGCGGATCCGGCGACCGGATGGTTGCGATCCTGTCCCGTCGAGCTCGATGCGAAGGGCTTCGTGTGCACGCAGCCGGGCTCGCTGCAGACCAACGTGGAAGGTGTCTTCGCCGTGGGCGACGTGCGCGCGGGCTCCACGAAGCGCGTGGGCGCCAGCATCGGCGAGGGCGCCAATGCGGTCGCGCAGATCCACGCCTACCTCGCCGGGATCGGCGCGGTCGTCGCGCCCGCTACTTCCGCGACTCCAGCAGCTCCCATCGCGCAAGCAGCGTCGTAA
- a CDS encoding YcjF family protein, translating to MSPAENRALLTLALMAAFADGDKSEAERAEWKRIADSLDRQGLDAASVHREVLLKQVTLDQAVAALTTPESRRFAYEMAACVALADGLEVPAERAFLDELRMKLGLGDHPIPPPIPVAAVAAGAGAGAAAAAGYASTKSPAEMDGMILNYAILNGALELLPESLASMAIIPLQMKMVHRVGKAHGFELDRQQVVELLGVLGIGLGSQYVEQVGVKLVGRFLGGFLGGIAKQAVSSGMSFASTYALGHLAKRYYAGGRKLSTQTLRETYESILGEAKGLQSRYLPAIQEKARTLDVRQVLAEVGR from the coding sequence ATGAGCCCTGCCGAGAACCGAGCCCTCCTCACGCTGGCCCTGATGGCCGCGTTCGCCGACGGCGACAAGTCGGAGGCCGAGCGCGCGGAATGGAAGCGCATCGCGGATTCCCTCGACCGGCAAGGCCTCGACGCTGCGTCGGTCCACCGCGAGGTTCTCCTGAAGCAGGTCACGCTGGACCAGGCCGTCGCCGCGCTCACCACGCCGGAGAGCCGCCGCTTCGCCTACGAGATGGCGGCCTGCGTGGCGCTTGCCGACGGCCTGGAAGTTCCGGCCGAGCGCGCATTCCTCGACGAGCTGCGCATGAAGCTTGGGCTCGGCGACCATCCGATCCCGCCGCCGATCCCCGTCGCCGCGGTTGCTGCCGGCGCAGGTGCAGGTGCCGCCGCCGCCGCAGGCTACGCGTCCACGAAGTCACCCGCCGAGATGGACGGCATGATCCTCAACTACGCGATCCTGAACGGCGCGCTCGAGCTGCTGCCCGAGAGCCTCGCCTCGATGGCGATCATCCCGTTGCAGATGAAGATGGTGCATCGCGTCGGCAAGGCGCACGGCTTCGAACTCGACCGCCAGCAAGTCGTGGAGCTGCTCGGCGTGCTGGGCATCGGCCTCGGCTCGCAGTATGTCGAGCAGGTGGGCGTGAAGCTGGTCGGCCGCTTCCTCGGTGGTTTCCTCGGCGGCATTGCCAAGCAAGCCGTGAGCTCCGGCATGTCGTTCGCCTCGACGTACGCGCTGGGCCACCTCGCCAAGCGCTACTACGCCGGCGGCCGGAAGTTGTCGACGCAGACGCTGCGCGAGACGTACGAATCGATCCTCGGCGAGGCGAAGGGCCTGCAGTCGCGCTACCTCCCCGCGATCCAGGAAAAGGCGCGCACGCTCGACGTCCGCCAGGTGCTCGCCGAAGTCGGCCGCTAG
- a CDS encoding S9 family peptidase → MKTFLARLCAASALFVSAHALADLPPLIARDILFGNPERATPTLSPDAQRMAWIAPDKKNVLQVWVQTIGKEDTKQVTNDKKRGVRQYAWAQDGRTLLYLQDNDGDENFHVFGVDLVGGNVRDFTPVEGTRAGLVAVEASVPGEILVSLNARDRKFFDVYRVNLATGALALDTQNPGDVGEWRADSKLNVVAAEAKTPDGGTELRVRDNTKAPWRTLLKAGADDNLDLLLVGADGKTLVVASSIGTNTTRVIEQPFAAGAKGKVIAFSDEVDAGPYLISAYSKKVQAVGFEPGRRTWKVIDPSVQGDFDGIAKLAEGDFQVFNRDRADKKWLVAFVSDRGPVRYYLWDRAERKGQYLFSTQPKLEGLALSEMKPIVVTTRDGFKMHGYLTLPSGVEPKNLPMVMVVHGGPWGRDRWGLNGNAQWLANRGYAVMMMNFRASTGYGKQWLNAGDRQWGLKMHDDLLDATEWAVKQGYVDPKKVAIMGGSYGGYAVLAGLTVTPDYFACGVDIVGPSNLRTLLKAIPPYWTTIRATFNKRMGNIDDPKDEALLREASPLFKADRIKKPLLIGQGANDPRVNKAESEQIVEAIEKNKGSVTYVVYSDEGHGFARPENRIDFNARSEAFLAQCLGGRSEPMQGDKMPGSTAVVKVVGAK, encoded by the coding sequence ATGAAAACCTTCCTCGCGCGGCTCTGCGCCGCGAGCGCCCTCTTCGTCTCCGCCCATGCGCTGGCCGACCTGCCGCCGCTCATCGCGCGCGACATCCTGTTCGGCAACCCCGAGCGTGCCACTCCGACGCTCTCGCCCGATGCCCAGCGCATGGCGTGGATCGCCCCGGACAAGAAGAACGTCCTCCAGGTGTGGGTGCAGACGATCGGCAAGGAAGACACCAAGCAGGTCACGAACGACAAGAAGCGCGGCGTACGCCAGTACGCCTGGGCCCAGGACGGCCGCACGCTCCTGTACCTGCAGGACAACGACGGCGACGAGAACTTCCACGTCTTCGGCGTGGACCTCGTGGGCGGCAACGTGCGCGACTTCACGCCGGTCGAAGGAACGCGCGCGGGCCTGGTCGCGGTCGAAGCCTCCGTTCCGGGCGAGATCCTCGTCTCGCTGAACGCCCGCGACCGCAAGTTCTTCGACGTCTATCGCGTGAACCTCGCCACCGGAGCGCTCGCCCTGGATACGCAGAACCCCGGCGACGTGGGTGAATGGCGGGCCGACAGCAAGCTGAACGTCGTGGCCGCAGAAGCGAAGACGCCCGATGGCGGGACGGAGCTTCGCGTGCGCGACAACACGAAGGCGCCGTGGCGCACGCTGCTCAAGGCCGGGGCCGACGACAACCTCGACCTCCTCTTGGTCGGCGCGGACGGCAAAACGCTGGTGGTCGCCTCGTCGATCGGCACCAACACCACGCGCGTGATCGAGCAACCGTTTGCCGCCGGAGCCAAGGGCAAGGTCATCGCCTTCTCCGACGAGGTGGACGCGGGACCGTACCTCATCAGCGCTTACTCGAAGAAGGTGCAGGCGGTCGGCTTCGAGCCCGGCCGGCGCACGTGGAAGGTGATCGATCCTTCGGTGCAAGGCGACTTCGACGGCATCGCGAAGCTCGCCGAGGGCGACTTCCAGGTCTTCAACCGCGATCGCGCCGACAAGAAGTGGCTCGTCGCTTTCGTGTCCGACCGCGGCCCCGTGCGCTACTACCTCTGGGACCGTGCCGAGCGCAAAGGCCAGTACCTCTTCTCGACGCAACCGAAGCTGGAAGGCCTCGCGCTCTCCGAGATGAAGCCGATCGTCGTCACCACGCGCGACGGCTTCAAGATGCACGGCTACCTCACGCTCCCCTCAGGCGTGGAGCCGAAGAATCTCCCGATGGTGATGGTCGTTCACGGCGGCCCGTGGGGACGCGACCGCTGGGGCCTGAACGGCAACGCGCAGTGGCTCGCCAACCGCGGCTATGCGGTGATGATGATGAATTTCCGCGCCTCGACGGGCTACGGCAAGCAGTGGCTGAACGCCGGCGACCGCCAGTGGGGCCTGAAAATGCACGACGACCTGCTCGATGCCACCGAATGGGCAGTCAAGCAGGGCTACGTCGATCCGAAGAAGGTCGCGATCATGGGCGGCTCCTACGGCGGCTACGCGGTGCTCGCGGGCCTCACCGTGACGCCCGATTACTTCGCCTGCGGCGTGGACATCGTCGGCCCGTCCAACCTGCGCACGCTGCTGAAGGCGATCCCGCCGTACTGGACCACGATCCGCGCCACGTTCAACAAGCGCATGGGCAACATCGACGATCCGAAAGACGAGGCGCTGCTGCGCGAGGCGTCGCCGCTCTTCAAGGCCGATCGCATCAAGAAGCCGCTGCTGATCGGCCAGGGCGCCAACGACCCGCGCGTGAACAAGGCGGAGAGCGAGCAGATCGTCGAGGCCATCGAGAAGAACAAGGGCTCGGTGACCTACGTGGTCTACAGCGACGAGGGCCACGGGTTCGCGCGCCCGGAGAACCGCATCGACTTCAACGCGCGCTCCGAGGCTTTCCTCGCGCAGTGCCTGGGCGGTCGCAGCGAGCCGATGCAGGGCGACAAGATGCCGGGCTCGACCGCGGTCGTGAAGGTCGTCGGGGCGAAGTGA
- a CDS encoding ATP-binding cassette domain-containing protein → MPLLQLTSVSLAYGHVPLLDHADLVLEAGERVGLIGRNGTGKSSLLKLVAGAAAPDDGKVWLSPGAKIASVEQEPTFTPGQSVVEAVASSLVPGTLDGEDGWKFQTAIDMTLGRLSLDGEAMVESLSGGMKKRVALARALVHEPDLLILDEPTNHLDVDSIEWLEQTLVAFRGAVLFVTHDRRFLDDVAQRIVELDRGRLLGYPGNYSAYETRKAEQLAIEAVENRKFDKLLAQEEQWIRKGVEARRTRNEGRVRRLEALRLERAARRDRLGKVGLAVAEGERSGKLVAELEHVNKSFGEKRVVVDFSDRVMRGDKIGFIGPNGTGKSTLLKLILGELEPDSGTVRRGTKVAVAYFDQFRAALDEEATLADTISPGSDFVEVDGGRRHVISYLGDFLFPPERARSPVKSLSGGERNRLLLARLFSRTANVLVLDEPTNDLDIDTLELLESLLQDYSGTILLVSHDRAFLDNVVTQTIAFEGDGHWLEYAGGYSDWQRVKAGMVRDAAAKARDESKPAVAEAPAKKRPKMGFKETRELEALPAKMEALEAEQKAIVAKLADPATYADRTIDVKALNQRNEAIDAELTTLLARWELLESRK, encoded by the coding sequence GTGCCGCTCCTCCAGCTCACGAGCGTCTCGCTCGCCTACGGACATGTTCCCCTCCTCGACCACGCGGACCTGGTGCTCGAGGCGGGCGAACGCGTCGGCCTCATCGGCCGCAACGGCACCGGCAAGTCCAGCCTGCTGAAGCTGGTCGCGGGCGCCGCCGCGCCCGACGACGGCAAGGTGTGGCTCTCGCCCGGCGCCAAGATCGCGAGCGTCGAGCAGGAACCCACGTTCACGCCGGGCCAGAGTGTGGTGGAGGCCGTCGCTTCGAGCCTCGTGCCCGGAACCCTCGACGGCGAAGACGGCTGGAAATTCCAGACCGCCATCGACATGACGCTCGGGCGGCTGTCGCTCGACGGCGAGGCGATGGTCGAATCGCTTTCGGGCGGCATGAAGAAGCGCGTGGCGCTGGCCCGCGCCCTGGTGCACGAACCGGACCTGCTGATCCTCGACGAGCCCACCAACCACCTCGACGTCGATTCCATTGAATGGCTGGAGCAGACGCTGGTCGCGTTCCGCGGCGCCGTGCTCTTCGTCACGCACGACCGGCGCTTCCTCGACGACGTGGCTCAACGCATCGTCGAGCTCGACCGCGGCCGGCTGCTGGGATATCCCGGCAACTACAGCGCCTACGAGACGCGCAAGGCCGAGCAGCTCGCGATCGAGGCGGTGGAGAACCGCAAGTTCGACAAGCTGCTCGCGCAAGAAGAACAGTGGATCCGCAAGGGCGTCGAGGCGCGCCGCACACGCAATGAAGGCCGCGTGCGCCGCCTGGAAGCGCTGCGCCTCGAGCGCGCCGCGCGCCGCGACCGCCTCGGCAAGGTGGGGCTCGCGGTGGCGGAGGGCGAGCGATCCGGAAAGCTCGTGGCCGAGCTGGAGCACGTGAACAAGAGTTTCGGCGAGAAGCGCGTGGTCGTGGATTTCTCCGACCGCGTGATGCGCGGCGACAAGATCGGATTCATCGGTCCCAACGGCACCGGCAAGTCCACGCTGCTGAAGCTGATCCTGGGCGAGCTCGAGCCGGACTCGGGCACCGTGCGCCGAGGCACGAAAGTGGCGGTCGCCTACTTCGACCAGTTCCGCGCCGCGCTCGACGAGGAGGCCACGCTCGCCGACACCATCTCGCCCGGCAGCGACTTCGTGGAGGTCGACGGCGGACGCAGGCACGTGATCAGCTACCTCGGCGACTTCCTCTTCCCGCCCGAGCGCGCGCGCTCGCCGGTGAAGTCGCTCTCCGGCGGTGAACGCAATCGCCTGCTGCTGGCACGCCTCTTTTCCCGCACCGCGAACGTCTTGGTGCTGGACGAGCCCACGAACGACCTCGACATCGACACGCTGGAGCTCCTCGAGTCGCTGCTGCAGGACTACTCGGGAACGATCCTGCTCGTGAGCCATGACCGAGCGTTCCTCGACAACGTCGTCACGCAGACGATCGCGTTCGAAGGCGACGGACATTGGCTGGAATACGCCGGCGGCTATTCCGATTGGCAGCGGGTGAAGGCCGGCATGGTGCGCGACGCGGCGGCGAAGGCGCGCGACGAGTCGAAGCCTGCCGTGGCCGAGGCGCCCGCAAAGAAGCGTCCGAAGATGGGGTTCAAGGAAACGCGCGAGCTGGAGGCGCTCCCCGCGAAGATGGAGGCGCTCGAGGCCGAGCAGAAGGCGATCGTGGCGAAGCTCGCCGATCCCGCCACCTACGCCGACCGCACGATCGACGTGAAGGCGCTCAACCAGCGCAACGAGGCGATCGACGCCGAGCTTACGACGCTGCTTGCGCGATGGGAGCTGCTGGAGTCGCGGAAGTAG
- a CDS encoding CaiB/BaiF CoA transferase family protein, with the protein MGPLADLKVVELGTLIAGPYCARLMAEFGADVVKVETPGEGDPLRKWRKLHEGNSLWWYAQARNKKSVAVNLKAPEGQEVVRRLVAQADIVVENFRPGTLEKWNLGYEQLAKENPRLVMVRLSGFGQTGPYKDQPGFGAIGESMGGMRYITGYPDRAPVRVGISIGDSLAAMFGVIGALMAIHNRTKTGKGQVVDVALYEAVFAMMESMLPEYGYDGSVRERTGSALPGIVPSNTYRCKDGQYVVIGANADSIFKRMMRGIGLPALADDPELADNAGRTRHTERLDKVIGDWCASVTLDEALAVLAKAEVPSGRIYSIADIAKDLHFQARGMIERHKLGERELVLPGIVPKLSETPGGTKWIGPRLGEHTDEVLASLGYSAADIARLHAAATVG; encoded by the coding sequence ATGGGACCGTTGGCGGATTTGAAAGTCGTCGAGCTCGGCACGCTGATCGCCGGGCCGTATTGCGCGCGCTTGATGGCGGAGTTCGGCGCGGATGTCGTGAAAGTGGAGACGCCCGGCGAGGGTGATCCGCTGCGCAAGTGGAGGAAGCTCCACGAAGGCAACTCGCTCTGGTGGTATGCGCAGGCGCGCAACAAGAAATCCGTCGCGGTAAACCTGAAGGCCCCCGAGGGCCAGGAGGTCGTGCGCCGCCTCGTGGCACAGGCCGACATCGTGGTCGAGAACTTCCGCCCCGGCACGCTCGAGAAGTGGAACCTCGGGTACGAGCAGCTCGCGAAGGAGAACCCCAGGCTGGTGATGGTGCGCCTCTCGGGCTTCGGCCAGACGGGACCGTACAAGGACCAGCCCGGCTTCGGCGCCATCGGCGAATCGATGGGCGGCATGCGCTACATCACGGGCTACCCGGATCGCGCACCGGTGCGCGTCGGCATCTCGATCGGCGACTCGCTCGCGGCGATGTTCGGCGTGATCGGCGCGCTGATGGCGATCCACAACCGCACGAAGACCGGCAAGGGCCAGGTCGTCGACGTCGCCCTCTACGAAGCGGTGTTCGCGATGATGGAGTCGATGCTGCCGGAGTACGGCTACGACGGATCGGTGCGCGAGCGCACGGGCTCCGCGCTGCCGGGCATCGTCCCGTCGAACACCTATCGCTGCAAGGACGGGCAGTACGTCGTCATCGGCGCCAACGCGGATTCCATCTTCAAGCGGATGATGCGCGGCATTGGCCTGCCCGCGCTCGCCGACGATCCCGAGCTCGCCGACAACGCGGGCCGCACGCGGCATACGGAACGCCTCGACAAAGTGATCGGCGACTGGTGCGCGAGCGTCACGCTCGACGAGGCGCTCGCCGTGCTCGCGAAGGCCGAGGTTCCGTCGGGCCGCATCTATTCGATCGCCGACATCGCGAAGGACCTGCACTTCCAGGCGCGCGGCATGATCGAGCGCCACAAGCTGGGCGAGCGCGAGCTGGTGCTCCCGGGCATCGTGCCGAAGCTCTCCGAGACTCCGGGCGGAACAAAGTGGATCGGCCCGCGCCTGGGCGAGCACACCGACGAGGTCCTCGCATCCCTCGGCTACTCCGCCGCCGACATCGCGCGCCTGCACGCGGCCGCAACCGTGGGATAG
- the ppc gene encoding phosphoenolpyruvate carboxylase, protein MDTPERDKDAALGDDIRLLGRILGDTIRSHEGDFTFDLIESIRKLAVASRRLEDVASRKSLARTLDALTDDQAVVVVRAFSYFSLLANIAEDRHHLRRGRANRRSGAAPLASTLRGLFQDARERGTKQDEALARLSRVRVTPVLTAHPTEVQRKSTLDLQLEISSRLGERDNPDILPEEKTAIDMRLRALVETLWQTRILRAVKLAVRDEIENALSYFGYSFIDVVPRVQAEVEDAVAQLPGDFGRPELPPVLTVGSWVGGDRDGNPFVTADMLEYAFRRQGECIFDHYLAEVHALGAELPLSRTLARVTPALEALAERSPDKSPHRQSEPYRRALTGIYARLASTARSFGLHSEQRSALGEADPYPDAASFLAELDVIDTSLRGHGGGLLADGRLRSLRKAVGAFGFHLATVDLRQNSEIHEEVIAELLREAKVTPGYVTLPEEQRQKILRAELASPRQLRSSFATYSDLTKGELAILETAAAVHRQRGAESIRQYVISKAESVSDMLEVAVLLKEVGLLTPGELPASKLQIVPLFETIRDLRAAPDTMREWFALPEAKSIVKSLGAVQEVMLGYSDSNKDGGYTTSNWELYKAEVALVQVFKQAGTKMRFFHGRGGTVGRGGGPSYEAILAQPPGSVQGELRLTEQGEVIASKYSNRDIGQRNLEALVAATVRAMMDSDPHAKHEDYHVVMDELSATAFKAYRELVYETDGFVDYFRASTPIGEIAELNIGSRPASRKASVRIEDLRAIPWVFSWAQCRVMLPGWFGFGSAVESFLVRRGPAGQELLSEMWRSWPFFRAMLSNLEMLLAKTDLAVAARYKDLVPDPVLAEAIFSRIRTELDATMRAYFSITGSLGFLESNPTLARSIRNRFPYLDPLNHLQVELIKRFRAGEVDDKVKRGIHLTINGLAAGLRNSG, encoded by the coding sequence ATGGATACGCCGGAACGCGACAAGGACGCAGCCCTCGGGGACGACATTCGCCTCCTGGGCCGGATATTGGGCGACACCATCCGCTCCCACGAGGGCGATTTCACCTTCGACCTCATCGAGTCCATCCGCAAGCTCGCGGTGGCCAGCCGGCGCCTGGAAGACGTCGCCTCGCGCAAATCCCTCGCCCGGACGCTCGATGCCCTGACCGACGACCAGGCCGTCGTCGTCGTGCGAGCCTTCAGCTACTTCTCGCTCCTCGCCAACATCGCCGAGGACCGCCACCACCTGCGCCGCGGGCGGGCGAACCGCCGTTCGGGCGCCGCGCCGCTCGCCTCCACGCTGCGCGGCCTGTTCCAGGATGCCCGCGAGCGAGGCACCAAGCAGGACGAAGCCCTGGCCCGCCTCTCGCGCGTGCGCGTCACGCCCGTGCTCACCGCGCATCCGACCGAAGTGCAGCGCAAGAGCACGCTCGACCTCCAGCTCGAGATCTCCTCGCGCCTGGGCGAGCGCGACAACCCGGACATCCTCCCGGAAGAGAAGACCGCCATCGATATGCGGCTGCGCGCGCTGGTCGAGACGCTCTGGCAGACGCGCATCCTGCGGGCGGTGAAGCTCGCGGTGCGCGACGAGATCGAGAACGCGCTCTCCTATTTCGGCTACTCGTTCATCGACGTGGTGCCGCGCGTGCAGGCGGAGGTCGAGGACGCCGTGGCCCAGCTGCCGGGCGACTTCGGCCGGCCTGAGCTGCCCCCGGTGCTCACCGTCGGAAGCTGGGTGGGCGGCGATCGCGACGGCAACCCCTTCGTCACCGCGGACATGCTCGAGTACGCCTTCCGCCGCCAGGGCGAATGCATCTTCGATCACTACCTGGCCGAGGTGCACGCGCTGGGGGCCGAGCTGCCGCTCTCGCGCACGCTCGCGCGCGTGACGCCCGCGCTGGAAGCCCTCGCGGAACGCTCGCCGGACAAGTCCCCGCATCGCCAGTCCGAGCCGTACCGCCGGGCCCTCACCGGCATCTACGCGCGCCTCGCGTCCACGGCGCGCAGCTTCGGCCTGCATTCCGAGCAGCGCTCGGCGCTGGGCGAAGCCGATCCGTATCCCGACGCCGCCAGCTTCCTCGCCGAGCTGGACGTGATCGACACCAGCCTTCGCGGGCACGGCGGCGGACTCCTCGCGGATGGGCGGCTGAGATCGCTGCGCAAGGCCGTCGGCGCCTTCGGCTTCCACCTCGCCACGGTGGACCTGCGCCAGAACTCGGAGATCCACGAGGAGGTGATCGCCGAGCTGCTGCGCGAGGCGAAGGTCACGCCGGGCTACGTGACGCTGCCCGAAGAGCAGCGCCAGAAGATCCTGCGCGCCGAGCTCGCGTCGCCGCGGCAGCTGCGCTCGTCCTTCGCCACGTATTCCGACCTCACCAAGGGCGAGCTCGCCATCCTGGAAACCGCGGCGGCGGTGCATCGGCAGCGCGGCGCCGAATCGATCCGCCAGTACGTGATCTCGAAGGCCGAGAGCGTCTCGGACATGCTCGAGGTCGCGGTGCTGCTGAAGGAAGTGGGCCTGCTCACCCCGGGCGAGCTGCCCGCGTCGAAGCTGCAGATCGTCCCGCTCTTCGAGACCATCCGCGACCTGCGCGCGGCGCCGGACACGATGCGCGAATGGTTCGCGCTTCCCGAGGCGAAGTCGATCGTGAAGTCGCTGGGCGCCGTGCAGGAAGTCATGCTCGGGTACTCGGACAGCAACAAGGACGGCGGCTACACCACGTCGAACTGGGAGCTCTACAAGGCCGAGGTCGCGCTCGTGCAGGTCTTCAAGCAGGCCGGCACCAAGATGCGCTTCTTCCACGGCCGCGGCGGCACCGTGGGCCGCGGCGGCGGTCCGAGCTACGAGGCCATCCTCGCCCAGCCCCCCGGCAGCGTGCAAGGCGAGCTGCGCCTGACCGAGCAAGGCGAGGTGATCGCGAGCAAGTACTCGAACCGCGACATCGGCCAGCGCAACCTCGAGGCGCTGGTGGCGGCGACGGTGCGCGCGATGATGGATTCCGATCCCCACGCCAAGCACGAGGACTACCACGTCGTGATGGACGAGCTCTCCGCCACGGCCTTCAAGGCCTATCGCGAGCTCGTGTACGAGACCGACGGCTTCGTCGATTACTTCCGCGCCTCCACGCCGATCGGCGAGATCGCGGAGCTCAACATCGGCTCGCGGCCGGCCTCGCGCAAGGCTTCCGTGCGCATCGAGGATCTTCGCGCCATTCCGTGGGTGTTCTCGTGGGCGCAGTGCCGCGTGATGTTGCCGGGCTGGTTCGGCTTTGGCAGCGCCGTGGAGTCCTTCCTCGTGCGCCGCGGCCCGGCCGGGCAGGAGCTGCTCTCGGAGATGTGGCGCTCGTGGCCGTTCTTCCGCGCGATGCTCTCCAACCTCGAGATGCTGCTCGCCAAGACGGACCTCGCGGTGGCCGCGCGCTACAAGGACCTGGTGCCTGATCCCGTGCTCGCCGAGGCGATCTTCTCGCGCATCCGTACGGAGCTCGACGCCACGATGCGGGCGTACTTCTCGATCACCGGCAGCCTGGGCTTCCTCGAGTCGAACCCCACGCTTGCGCGCTCGATCCGCAACCGCTTCCCCTACCTCGATCCACTGAACCACCTGCAGGTGGAGCTCATCAAGCGCTTCCGCGCCGGCGAGGTGGACGACAAGGTGAAGCGGGGCATCCACCTCACCATCAACGGACTCGCCGCAGGCCTGCGCAATTCTGGTTGA